A segment of the Streptomyces sp. NBC_00376 genome:
AACCCGGGCCGGCCCGGCCCGGGTTCATTCGGTCCGGGTCAGCCCATGAACTTCTTGAACTCGTCCGGCAGCTCGAAGTTCTTGTCCTCCTGCGCCGGCAGGCCGAACGCGCCACCCTGCGCCGCCTGCTCGCGGCGGGCCGCCGCGGCCTGCTCCTCGGCCTTGCGCTTCATCGGGTTGCCGCTCTTGCGCTTGCCCTTGGCCTGCTTGACCTGCTTCTTCTGCCGGCCGGGGCCACCGCCCATGCCCGGCATCCCGGGCATCCCCGGCATGCCGCCGCCCTGGGCCATCTTCGACATCATCTTGCGGGCGTCGAAGAACCGCTCCACCAGGTTCTTCACCGCGCTGACCTCGACACCGGAACCCTTGGCGATACGGGCCCGGCGCGAGCCGTTGATGATCGTCGGTTCGGCGCGCTCCTTGGGGGTCATCGACTTGATGATCGCGGCGGCGCGGTCCACGTCCCGCTCGTCGATGTTGTTGATCTGGTCCTTGATCTGCCCCATGCCGGGCAGCATGCCGAGCAGCTTGGAGATGGAGCCCATCTTCCGGACCTGCTCCATCTGGGAAAGGAAGTCGTCGAGCGTGAAGTCCTTGCCCTTGCTGGACGCCAGCTTGGAGGCCATTTTGGCGGCCTCTTCCTGGCTGAAGGTCTTCTCCGCCTGCTCGATCAGGGTGAGCAGGTCACCCATGTCGAGGATGCGGGACGCCATGCGGTCGGGGTGGAAGGCGTCGAAGTCCTCGAGCTTCTCACCGTTCGACGCGAACATGATCTGCTTGCCCGTGACATGGGCGATCGACAGCGCCGCACCACCGCGGGCGTCACCGTCGAGCTTGGAGAGCACCACGCCGTCGAAGCCGACGCCGTCACGGAAGGCCTCAGCGGTGTTGACCGCGTCCTGGCCGATCATCGCGTCGACGACGAAGAGGATCTCGTCGGGGCCGACGGCGTCGCGGATGTCCGCGGCCTGCTGCATCAGCTCCTGGTCGATACCGAGGCGGCCCGCGGTGTCGACGACGACGACGTCGTACTGCTTGGACCGCGCGTACTCGATCGAGTCCTTGGCGACCTGGACCGGGTCACCGACGCCGTTGCCCGGCTCGGGCGCGTACACCGCGACACCGGCGCGGTCGGCGACGACGCTGAGCTGGTTGACGGCGTTGGGGCGCTGGAGGTCGCAGGCGACGAGGAGCGGGGAGTGGCCCTGGCCCTTGAGCCAGAGGCCGAGCTTTCCGGCGAGGGTGGTCTTACCGGCACCCTGGAGACCGGCGAGCATGATCACGGTGGGCGCGGTCTTGGCGAACCGCAGCCGACGCGTCTCGCCGCCGAGGATGCCGACGAGCTCCTCGTTGACGATCTTGACGACCTGCTGGGCCGGGTTCAGCGCCTGGGAGACCTCGGCGCCGCGCGCCCTCTCCTTGACGTTGGCGATGAAGGCGCGGACGACCGGCAGCGCGACGTCCGCTTCGAGCAGGGCGATACGGATCTCGCGAGCCGTGGCGTCGATGTCCGCCTCGGACAAGCGGCCCTTGCCCCTGAGGTTCTTGAAAGTCGCGGCAAGGCGGTCGGAGAGAGTATCGAACACGGCGCTCGTCGGTCCTCAGGGTCGGGGGCAAAGTGGATTCGGTACCCCAGGGTATCCGGCCCGGAAGAAACGATGACCCCCTGCCCGGGAAATCCGGGGGCCGGTCAAGCCGCATGGTTCCCGCGTCACGCCCGGAGCGCCGCCTCCACCGCGTCCGCCACCGCGACCGCCCGCTCCCCCGGCAGCGGCTTCCCCTCGGTGTCCGTGACGTAGAAGGCGTCCACCGCGTTCGCCCCCAGGGTCGACACATGGGCGCTGCGCACCCGTACCCCGCTCTGCTCCAGCGCCCGGCCGATCCGGTGCAGCAGCCCCGGGGCGTCCTGGGCCCGCACCTCGATCACCGTCGCCAGCCGGGAGCCGGCCGCCGCGACGGTCACCCTCGGCGGCGGGGCCTTCACCCCGCGGCGGCGCGGATAGGCGGCCTCGCGTTCGGCGAGCCGGGCCCGGATGTCCAGGGAACCGTCCAGGGCGCGTACGAGGTCGGCGCGGAGCCGGACGGCCTGCGGCAGCGAGCCGTACTCGGCCGCGACCCGCCAGCTGAGCAGCAGCACGTCCGCCGAGCCGCCCAGTTCGGTGGGGAGTTCCACGGCGCGCAGGTCGGCGGCGCGCACGGTGAGGCGGTGCAGGGCGAGGACGCCCGCCGCTGCGGGTAGCACGCCGGGCCGGTCGGGCAGGGCGATGTGGAGTTCCACACCGACGGGTTCCGGTTCGCCGTCCTCGCCCGGGGCCCCGGCCTGGGCGCGCAGCGCGAGGACGGGTCCGCCGGTGCGCAGGGCCTCGATGGCGAGGCGTTCTTGTTCGGCGCCGGGCGCGGCCGGTTCCGGCTCCGGTGGGGCCTGGCCGGCGAGCACGGCGGCGACGCGTCCCACCAGGTCGGCGACGAGGGAGGCCCGCCAGGAGGACCAGGCGGCGGGCCCGGTGGCGAGCGCGTCGGCCTCGGTGAGCGCGTGGAGGAGCTCCAGAGTGGTGGCGGTGCCGACGGCGGTGGCGACGGAGCGGACGGTCGCCGGGTCGTCGAGGTCACGTCGGGTGGCGGTCTCGACGAGCAGCAGGTGATGGCGTACGAGGGTGGCGATGACGCCCACGTCGTGCTGGTCGAAGCCGATCCGGGCGGCCGTGTCCCGGGCGATCACCTCACCGGCGACGGAGTGGTCGCCGGGCCAGCCCTTGCCGATGTCGTGCAGCAGCGCGGCGACCAGGAGCAGGTCGGGGCGGTGGACTCGGCGGGTCAGGTCGGAGGCCCGGACGGCGGTCTCGACGAGGTGGCGGTCGACGGTCCAGGTGTGGACGGGGTTGCGCTGGGGTCGGCAGTGGACGCGTTCCCAGTCCGGGAGCAGCCGGGTGATGAGCCCTTCGGCTTCGAGAGCCTCCCAGACGGGGACGGTGGCCTCGCCGGCGCCGAGGAGGGTGACGAGTTCCTCGCGGGCCTCGGCGGGCCAGGGCACCGGCAGCGGGGGTGCGGCGGTGGCGAGCCGGCGTACGACGTGGCGGGAGAGCGGGAGCTCGGACTGGGCGGCCGCGGCGGCGGCGCGCAGCACGAGGACGGGGTCGCGTTCGGGGCGGGCGGCGCGGGCGAGGACCACCTCGCCGTCGGCCTCGACGACGCCTTCGGCGAGCGGGGTGCGTTCCGGGGCGGCCGCCCTGCCGCCGCCGAGGATCGCGCGCAGCCGGGGGCGCACGGACCGGGGGCGTAGGACCCGGTCGACCTCGCGCCAGGTGACGTCGGTGGCGTACGCGATGGTGCGGGCGGCCTCGTAGACCTGGCGGAGCAGGGTGTCCGCGTCCAGGAGTCCGAGAGCTTGCGCGACCTGGTCCTGTTCCTGGAGGGCGAGGCGGTCGGTGGCGCGGCCGGTGGTGAGGTGGAGGGCGTCACGGGCGTCGAGCAGTACGCGGCGGGCTTCGGCGAGACCTTCGCGGGGGGCGTCGGCGACCCAGGACGCGGCGACGGCGCGCAGCGCGGTGGCGTCCCGCAGTCCGCCGCGGGCCTCCTTGAGGTCGGGTTCGAGGAGGAATTGCAGCTCGCCCTGGCGTTCGGCACGTTCGCGGCAGAGTTCGTGGAGTGCGGGCAGGCGCTTGGGGGCCTGGTTGCGCCAGTCGGCGAGGACCGCGGTGCGCATCGCGGCGACGAGCCCGAGGTCCCCGGCGACGGGCCGGGCGTCGAGCAGTCCGAGCTGGACCTTGAGGTCCTCCGCCGCGGTCCCGCGCGCCTCGGCGGGGGTGCGTACGGAGTGGTCGAGGGCGAGACCGAGGTCCCAGACGGGGTACCAGACGCGGTCGGCGAGAGCGGCGACGGCCGCGGGGCCGGCGTTCCCGTCGTGCAGGAGCAGCAGGTCGAGGTCGCTGCGCGGGGAGAGTTCACCGCGTCCGTAGCCGCCCACGGCGACGAGGGCGGCGCCCTGGACGCCGGTCTGCCGGGCCGCGGCGGTGAACAGCTCGGTGAGCCAGTCGTCGGTGAGCGCGGCGAGGGCCGCACGGCGCGGCGGCCCGGACCGCGCCTCCTCCTGGAGAAGGCGCAGCCGGGCCGCCGCGTAGCCGCCGGGTTCCGAGTCTGCGGATTCGGTGGTGGTCTCGGTGCTCGTCACCCGGCTGCCTTTCGTTCGGGACCGTCGGCGTTTCGCGGCCGTCGGCCTGCAGAGCCGTCGGCCTTCGGAGCCATCGGCGCTTCGGGACCATCGGCGCCCTTCGCAACCGTCGGCGCTTTCACGACCGTCGGCGCCTCGGGACCATCCGTCAGAGTGCGTCCGGGCCGCGTTCGCCCGTCCGTACCCGGACCGCGGTCTCGACCGGCACGCTCCACACCTTGCCGTCACCGATCTTGCCGGTGCGGGCGGCCTTCACCACGACGTCGATGAGCTGTTCGGATTCCTCGTCCTCGACCAGGACCTCGATCCGGATCTTGGGTACGAGGTCGACGGTGTACTCGGCGCCCCGGTAGACCTCGGTGTGGCCGCGCTGGCGTCCGTACCCGCTGGCCTCGGTGACCGTGAGGCCCTGGACGCCGAAGGCCTGGAGGGCCTCCTTGATCTCGTCCAGCCGGTGTGGCTTCACGACCGCGGTGATGAGCTTCATGCGTCCACCTTCTTCGTCTTCGCTGCTGCCGTGCTGCCCGGGGCGGAGCTCGCGGTGCGCGGGGCCGCGCCGCCGCCCGCTCCGCTGAAGTCGTACGCGGTCTCGGCGTGTTCGACCTGGTCGATGCCGGAGATCTCGTCGTCCTCGGGGACCCGCATCCCGATCGTCCGGTCCAGCAGGAAGGCCAGGATCGCGGAGGCGACGAGAGAGTACGCGAGGACGGCGAAGACACCGACGGCCTGCTTGCCGAGCTGTTCGAGGCCACCGCCGTAGAAGAGGCCCTTGGCGTCGGACTGGACGCCGCCGGTGGCGAAGAGGCCGACGAGGAGGGAACCGGCGATGCCGCCGACGAGGTGGACGCCGACCACGTCCAGGGAGTCGTCGTAGCCGAACCGGTACTTCAGGCCGACGGCCATGGCGCAGAGCACCCCGGCGATCGCGCCGACCGCGATGGCGCCGAGCGGGCTGACCGCGCCGCCGGACGGGGTGATGGCGACGAGTCCGGCGACCGCGCCGGAGGCGGCGCCGAGGGTGGTGAAGGAGCCGTGGCGGAGCTTCTCGTAGCCGAGCCAGGCGAGCATCGCGGCGGCGGTGGCGACCTGGGTGTTGACGAACATCACCGCGCCGACGCCGTCGTCGTTGCCGAGCCACGAGCCGGCGTTGAAGCCGAACCAGCCGAACCAGAGCAGACCGGCGCCGAGCATGACGAGCGGCAGGCTGTGCGGCCGCATCGGGTCCTTCTTGAAGCCGACGCGCTTGCCGATGACGAGGATCACGCCGAGCGCCGCCGCACCGGCGTTGATGTGGACGGCCGTACCGCCCGCGAAGTCGATGACGCCCATCTCGTACAGCCAGCCGCCCGCGCCCCAGACCCAGTGGGCGACGGGGAAGTAGACGATGGTGACCCAGAGCGTGATGAACAGGGCCCACGAGGTGAATTTGACCCGGTCGGCGAGGGCGCCGCTGATCAGGGCCGGGGTGAGCACGGCGAACATCAGCTGGAAGACGGCGAAGACGTAGACCGGGATCGTGTAGCCGTCCCAGAGCTGGGTGACGCCGATCCCGCTGAGTCCGAGGTAGTCCGAGCTCCAGCCGACGACGGAGCCGATGTCGGTGCCGAAGGCGAGGCTGAACCCGAAGAGCACCCACAGGATCGTGACGATCCCGAGGCTGATGAAGCTCATCATCAGCATGTTGAGGGTGCTCTTGACGCGGACCATGCCTCCGTAGAAGAAGGCCAGGGCCGGGGTCATCAGCATCACCAGGGCGGAGCAGATCAGCATGAACCCGGTGTTGGCGGCAGACAGCGTCGGGGTGTCTGCGGCAAGCGTCGTGATGCCTGGGGGCATCGGCGTCTCCTCGTCGTCGGTGCGGCCGCGTGCGGGCGATGGGAGCGGCACCACGTGCGGGACCACTGGGGAAAAGGTGCGGGCCGGTTATGGGCTAGACATTCACCCAGTGCGGTTTCCGCCGATGCCGCACGGTGTTTCACCGTGGTGACGAAGGGGTCCGGTGTGTTACGTCGCCATGAACCGGCGGTGGCGCGACCGGCGCCGGGCCTGTCCCGCGGCCGGGGCCGCATACGGTGCGGTTACGACTCTGGCGTACGGGCACGACAACGCGAACCGGCCACGCCGACCACCCGCTGACCTGGCAATTGGGGGAGCCGAAGTCGGTCTGTGCGGGGTGGTCGCCGTGGCCGGGGCCCGGGGTGCTGCTCAGACCGCTTCGGCGGTCTCCGGCAGCTGCTCGGTGAGGAGGTCGGTGAGCCTGGCGACATCGGGGATGTCCCCGAAGTCCCTGGCAGCGGTGTCGACGGTCTTGCGGAGCCGGGTGTTGACCCGCTCGGAGCGGATCTTCCTGGCGACGCGCAGGGCCTTCTCGGCCAGCACCGTCGACTGTTCGGGCTCGCGCTTGAGGAGGTGGACGGTGGCGAGACCGATCAGGTTGAGCGCGTAGGACCGCTGGTGCTCGTCGTCGTCGCCGAAGAGCTGGACGGCCTTCTCCATCAGGGGCTCGGCGAGCGAGGCGTACGTGGGGCTGCGGCCAGCCACATAGGCGAGGTCGCGGTAGGAGTGGGAGTTCTCGCCGTTGAGCTCGGCCTCCGAGAAGAAGCGGATCCAGTCGGGCTCGGGCTCGCCGTCGATGCCCACGTCGAGGAAGGTGTCCTCGGCCATCCGGACGGCCCGTTTGCACTTGCTGGGCTGGCCCATGTTGGCGTACGCGCGGGCCTCCATCGCATACAGCATGGCCTGGGTGCGCGGGGTGGCGCAGTCCCGGCTGCCGTACTGCGCGAGGTGGATCAGTTCGAGGGCGTCGTCGGGCCGTCCGAGGTGGATCATCTGGCGGCTCATACTGGACAGGATGTACGAGCCCAGGGGCTTGTCACCGGCCTCCTTGGAGGCGTGCAGCGCGAGTACGAAGTACTTCTGGGCGGTGGGCTGGAGGCCGACGTCGTAGCTCATCCAGCCCGCCAGCTCGGCCAGCTCGGCGGCACACCGGAAGAGCCGTTTGGCGGTGGCCTCGGGCTGCGGTTCCTGGAGCAGGTCGGTGACCTCGTGGAGCTGCCCGACGACGGCCTTGCGGCGCAGTCCGCCGCCGCACTGCGCGTCCCACTGGCGGAACATCGCGGTGGTGGACTCCAGCAGATCGAGCTCGGGGCCGGAGAGCCTGGAGGGGCGGCGGGCCGCCGCCGGGTCCGGTTCGGCGGAGACGGCGCCGGAGACGGGGACCAGCCAGCGCTGCATCGGCTCGATGAGCGCGGGTCCGGCGGCCAGGGCGAGCGAGGAGCCGAGGAATCCCCGGCGGGCGAGCATCAGGTCGCTGCGGGAGAACTCGCTGAGCAGGGCGACGGTCTGCGGGCCCGCCCAGGGCAGGTCGACGCCGGACACGGACGGCGACTGGTGCGCGGAGCGCAGTCCGAGGTCCTCGATGGCGACGACGGTGCCGAAGCGCTCCGAGAAGAGCTCCGAGAGGATGCGCGGGATCGGCTCGCGCGGCTGCTCGCCGTCGAGCCAGCGGCGCACGCGGGACGTGTCGGTGCTGATGTGGTGGGCACCCATCTGGCGCGCCCGGCGGTTGACCTGGCGCGCGAGCTCGCCCTTCGACCAGCCGCTCCGCACGAACCATGAGCTCAATTGCTCATTGGGGCGCTTGCCGGCATTCGAATCGCCTGCGCCGCTGCCACTCACTGGAACGCCCCCATCCGCCGAATACCTGTCGCGCGAACCATTACCAGAATGCCCTGAGCCGATGCCGCCCATGTGGAGGTCGCGCACTATCGAACATGAAATCGGGTTGCCTCCGGCATACCCACGGCGCACATACTTCCATGGTTCGTGTACCGACGGTAATCCTACGATCACCCCCCGGGCGAGGGCCCTTACAGAAACGCCACCATTCGCCACCCCTTCGAATGAACGCCGCCCCCGTCGGGCGCGATTCACTTGACACACGGCGATCAGCAGGGGGCGCAGTGAGCGCAACGGGGCGCGCGAAGAATCTCGCACGACCCGAATATCACCGGCGCACTCCGAATCGTCGGCGACGACGGAGCGTCACGACTCCGGTCCGCGTCGTAACCACCGGCGAGCCGGACCCGTTGGAGGGGGCATGGGCTTCACGATCGGCGGCATCCGCGAGATGCGCACCGGCTCACGGCGCCGCGGCCGTGCGGCCGAGTACACGGCGGTGGCCGAGTGCACAGGGCTGTGGGGCTGGGCCGTCGTGCCGGGTGCGCGGGCCGCGGCCGGCCGCTGCTCCTGCGGGCAGGTGGGCT
Coding sequences within it:
- a CDS encoding [protein-PII] uridylyltransferase, giving the protein MTSTETTTESADSEPGGYAAARLRLLQEEARSGPPRRAALAALTDDWLTELFTAAARQTGVQGAALVAVGGYGRGELSPRSDLDLLLLHDGNAGPAAVAALADRVWYPVWDLGLALDHSVRTPAEARGTAAEDLKVQLGLLDARPVAGDLGLVAAMRTAVLADWRNQAPKRLPALHELCRERAERQGELQFLLEPDLKEARGGLRDATALRAVAASWVADAPREGLAEARRVLLDARDALHLTTGRATDRLALQEQDQVAQALGLLDADTLLRQVYEAARTIAYATDVTWREVDRVLRPRSVRPRLRAILGGGRAAAPERTPLAEGVVEADGEVVLARAARPERDPVLVLRAAAAAAQSELPLSRHVVRRLATAAPPLPVPWPAEAREELVTLLGAGEATVPVWEALEAEGLITRLLPDWERVHCRPQRNPVHTWTVDRHLVETAVRASDLTRRVHRPDLLLVAALLHDIGKGWPGDHSVAGEVIARDTAARIGFDQHDVGVIATLVRHHLLLVETATRRDLDDPATVRSVATAVGTATTLELLHALTEADALATGPAAWSSWRASLVADLVGRVAAVLAGQAPPEPEPAAPGAEQERLAIEALRTGGPVLALRAQAGAPGEDGEPEPVGVELHIALPDRPGVLPAAAGVLALHRLTVRAADLRAVELPTELGGSADVLLLSWRVAAEYGSLPQAVRLRADLVRALDGSLDIRARLAEREAAYPRRRGVKAPPPRVTVAAAGSRLATVIEVRAQDAPGLLHRIGRALEQSGVRVRSAHVSTLGANAVDAFYVTDTEGKPLPGERAVAVADAVEAALRA
- the ffh gene encoding signal recognition particle protein, translating into MFDTLSDRLAATFKNLRGKGRLSEADIDATAREIRIALLEADVALPVVRAFIANVKERARGAEVSQALNPAQQVVKIVNEELVGILGGETRRLRFAKTAPTVIMLAGLQGAGKTTLAGKLGLWLKGQGHSPLLVACDLQRPNAVNQLSVVADRAGVAVYAPEPGNGVGDPVQVAKDSIEYARSKQYDVVVVDTAGRLGIDQELMQQAADIRDAVGPDEILFVVDAMIGQDAVNTAEAFRDGVGFDGVVLSKLDGDARGGAALSIAHVTGKQIMFASNGEKLEDFDAFHPDRMASRILDMGDLLTLIEQAEKTFSQEEAAKMASKLASSKGKDFTLDDFLSQMEQVRKMGSISKLLGMLPGMGQIKDQINNIDERDVDRAAAIIKSMTPKERAEPTIINGSRRARIAKGSGVEVSAVKNLVERFFDARKMMSKMAQGGGMPGMPGMPGMGGGPGRQKKQVKQAKGKRKSGNPMKRKAEEQAAAARREQAAQGGAFGLPAQEDKNFELPDEFKKFMG
- a CDS encoding P-II family nitrogen regulator; translation: MKLITAVVKPHRLDEIKEALQAFGVQGLTVTEASGYGRQRGHTEVYRGAEYTVDLVPKIRIEVLVEDEESEQLIDVVVKAARTGKIGDGKVWSVPVETAVRVRTGERGPDAL
- the nsdA gene encoding transcriptional repressor NsdA, with product MSGSGAGDSNAGKRPNEQLSSWFVRSGWSKGELARQVNRRARQMGAHHISTDTSRVRRWLDGEQPREPIPRILSELFSERFGTVVAIEDLGLRSAHQSPSVSGVDLPWAGPQTVALLSEFSRSDLMLARRGFLGSSLALAAGPALIEPMQRWLVPVSGAVSAEPDPAAARRPSRLSGPELDLLESTTAMFRQWDAQCGGGLRRKAVVGQLHEVTDLLQEPQPEATAKRLFRCAAELAELAGWMSYDVGLQPTAQKYFVLALHASKEAGDKPLGSYILSSMSRQMIHLGRPDDALELIHLAQYGSRDCATPRTQAMLYAMEARAYANMGQPSKCKRAVRMAEDTFLDVGIDGEPEPDWIRFFSEAELNGENSHSYRDLAYVAGRSPTYASLAEPLMEKAVQLFGDDDEHQRSYALNLIGLATVHLLKREPEQSTVLAEKALRVARKIRSERVNTRLRKTVDTAARDFGDIPDVARLTDLLTEQLPETAEAV
- a CDS encoding ammonium transporter, encoding MPPGITTLAADTPTLSAANTGFMLICSALVMLMTPALAFFYGGMVRVKSTLNMLMMSFISLGIVTILWVLFGFSLAFGTDIGSVVGWSSDYLGLSGIGVTQLWDGYTIPVYVFAVFQLMFAVLTPALISGALADRVKFTSWALFITLWVTIVYFPVAHWVWGAGGWLYEMGVIDFAGGTAVHINAGAAALGVILVIGKRVGFKKDPMRPHSLPLVMLGAGLLWFGWFGFNAGSWLGNDDGVGAVMFVNTQVATAAAMLAWLGYEKLRHGSFTTLGAASGAVAGLVAITPSGGAVSPLGAIAVGAIAGVLCAMAVGLKYRFGYDDSLDVVGVHLVGGIAGSLLVGLFATGGVQSDAKGLFYGGGLEQLGKQAVGVFAVLAYSLVASAILAFLLDRTIGMRVPEDDEISGIDQVEHAETAYDFSGAGGGAAPRTASSAPGSTAAAKTKKVDA